Proteins co-encoded in one Candidatus Binatus sp. genomic window:
- a CDS encoding CaiB/BaiF CoA-transferase family protein → MAGNRPRHVLDGYKVLDFTQIVAGPTCTLMLAEMGAEVIKVELAPAGDPTRAAEVMINGRSGYFVQHNRGKKGICVDVKTPDGLAIIKGLIEKVDVLVENFAPGVIGRLGLDYETVKSINPKVVMCSISAFGQTGPLANEPGFDYLGAAYAGIVSMGGERDGAPYVIMTALGDVSTGAHAMGAVCAALLYRERTGLGQYLDLSLLDTYFHYHESGIQSLSLSKGAINPTRSGLHSWYAVPAGIFKAKDRYMIIIAPLEHQFSNLCRAMGQPELATDPRFKTNADRLKNLKELVATIEAWLQSAPSDDASMAAMKELRVPHAPVLSVEEAVKHPHLRERGTVRTVHDRILGDFDVPGFALRFSEFPEQLELQAPFLGEHNEEVLTNYLGYSSARVKELQQKGILRSGPA, encoded by the coding sequence ATGGCCGGCAATCGACCGCGGCACGTTCTCGACGGCTACAAGGTTCTCGACTTCACGCAAATCGTCGCGGGCCCGACCTGCACCTTGATGCTCGCTGAGATGGGCGCCGAAGTGATCAAGGTGGAGCTGGCGCCGGCCGGCGATCCGACGCGCGCCGCCGAAGTGATGATCAACGGCCGCAGCGGATACTTCGTCCAGCACAATCGCGGCAAGAAAGGAATCTGCGTCGATGTCAAAACGCCCGACGGCCTCGCAATTATCAAGGGCCTGATCGAGAAGGTCGATGTGCTGGTGGAGAATTTTGCGCCGGGCGTGATCGGACGGCTCGGCCTCGACTACGAAACGGTCAAATCGATCAATCCGAAAGTCGTGATGTGCTCGATTTCCGCCTTCGGACAAACCGGGCCGCTCGCAAACGAGCCGGGCTTCGATTACCTGGGCGCGGCCTACGCCGGAATCGTCTCGATGGGCGGCGAACGCGACGGCGCACCCTACGTGATCATGACCGCGCTAGGCGATGTCAGCACCGGCGCGCATGCGATGGGTGCGGTCTGCGCGGCCCTGCTCTATCGCGAGCGCACCGGACTTGGCCAGTACCTCGATTTGTCGCTGCTCGACACCTACTTTCACTACCACGAGTCGGGAATTCAATCGCTCAGTTTGAGCAAGGGCGCAATCAATCCGACGCGTTCGGGCTTGCATTCCTGGTACGCGGTGCCGGCGGGAATTTTCAAGGCGAAGGATCGTTACATGATCATTATCGCGCCGCTGGAGCATCAGTTTTCTAATTTGTGCCGCGCGATGGGCCAACCGGAACTCGCGACTGATCCGCGCTTCAAGACCAACGCCGACCGTCTGAAGAATCTGAAAGAACTGGTGGCGACGATCGAAGCGTGGCTGCAATCGGCGCCGAGCGACGACGCGTCGATGGCCGCGATGAAGGAATTGCGCGTGCCGCACGCGCCGGTGCTGTCGGTGGAGGAGGCGGTCAAGCATCCGCATCTGCGCGAGCGAGGGACGGTTCGCACGGTGCATGATCGCATTCTTGGCGATTTCGACGTGCCGGGCTTCGCGCTTCGATTTTCGGAATTTCCCGAACAGCTCGAATTGCAGGCGCCGTTCCTCGGCGAGCATAACGAGGAAGTGCTGACCAACTATCTCGGCTACAGCAGCGCGCGCGTGAAGGAATTGCAGCAGAAAGGAATTCTGCGAAGCGGCCCCGCCTGA
- a CDS encoding nitroreductase family deazaflavin-dependent oxidoreductase, with translation MASKAFERLARVENRQTLCLTHYGRKTGRPYDVTIWYLVDDGKLYVVTANANRNWVRNVKARPAISLRIGHEIFNGEVRAIVDRNEREHVTALVERKYWFVMPMLRLGRMLSAIGIVRDSSAAFEVILSEN, from the coding sequence ATGGCGTCGAAAGCTTTCGAGCGACTCGCGCGCGTCGAGAATCGACAAACGCTGTGCCTCACGCACTATGGCCGCAAGACCGGGCGGCCTTACGACGTCACGATCTGGTACCTGGTCGATGACGGCAAGTTGTACGTGGTCACAGCGAATGCGAATCGCAACTGGGTGCGCAACGTGAAGGCGCGGCCGGCAATCTCGCTGCGCATTGGCCACGAGATCTTCAACGGCGAGGTGCGCGCGATCGTCGATCGCAACGAACGCGAGCACGTGACCGCGCTGGTCGAACGCAAATACTGGTTCGTGATGCCGATGCTGCGGCTCGGGCGGATGCTGAGTGCGATCGGAATCGTGCGCGACAGCAGCGCCGCATTCGAGGTGATCCTGTCGGAGAACTAG
- a CDS encoding tetratricopeptide repeat protein, with the protein MRFCPQCGAPLMAQAKFCVECGRSIAGAAAGAGEGAVGVRTTPITTAFVAVFAGITIVGLGAAAWIMLRTPEVVREQVASAPVVASAGVSTPASGNPPSGATTANPAPGGKSAGELPPGHPKIELPTEARTFIDKIEKEARAKPSDVAAWNKLGAVSMRAAMFDSSYYAKAEEAYAHVLKLQPENLDALRGIGDIDYDKQHYDEAVAAYEHYLKIKSNDPEVRTDLGTMYLYTGNADQAIVQYKKAIASKPEFFQAYYNMGIAYAQQNKTADARASLEKALKLAADDTARNQVKELIAKLNSTAGSGASGQPALTTSSTAAEERPAEATPPIATASAKDFHGAIEQMVRGLPIAGAKVGAVQWPDKLKAKVMMDNFPMDQMPPFAKSKFLGDLKAGIETAKKQSQVSSSVEVDIVDGASGKVMETITQ; encoded by the coding sequence ATGCGATTCTGTCCGCAATGCGGCGCGCCGCTGATGGCCCAGGCGAAGTTTTGCGTGGAATGCGGACGTTCGATAGCGGGCGCCGCCGCCGGAGCAGGCGAGGGCGCGGTCGGCGTGCGTACGACGCCGATAACGACCGCATTCGTCGCGGTGTTCGCCGGGATTACGATCGTCGGGCTGGGCGCCGCGGCGTGGATCATGCTGCGCACGCCGGAGGTGGTGCGCGAGCAGGTCGCGAGCGCGCCGGTCGTCGCGTCGGCGGGCGTATCGACGCCGGCGTCGGGCAATCCGCCGAGCGGCGCTACCACGGCGAATCCCGCGCCGGGCGGTAAGAGCGCGGGCGAACTGCCGCCGGGGCATCCGAAGATCGAACTGCCGACCGAAGCGCGAACATTTATCGACAAGATCGAAAAAGAGGCGCGCGCCAAGCCGAGCGACGTCGCCGCGTGGAACAAGCTGGGCGCGGTCTCGATGCGTGCGGCGATGTTCGATTCGAGCTACTACGCCAAGGCCGAGGAAGCGTACGCGCATGTGCTGAAATTGCAGCCGGAGAACCTCGACGCGCTGCGCGGAATCGGCGACATCGACTACGACAAGCAGCATTACGACGAAGCCGTGGCGGCATACGAGCACTATCTGAAAATCAAGAGCAACGATCCGGAAGTGCGGACCGATCTCGGCACGATGTACCTTTATACGGGCAACGCGGACCAGGCGATCGTGCAATATAAGAAGGCGATCGCGAGCAAGCCGGAATTTTTTCAGGCCTACTACAACATGGGAATCGCGTACGCGCAGCAGAATAAAACTGCTGACGCGCGGGCGTCGCTCGAGAAGGCGCTCAAACTGGCAGCGGACGACACGGCGCGGAATCAAGTGAAGGAACTGATCGCGAAACTGAACAGCACGGCAGGATCGGGAGCGTCGGGGCAGCCGGCATTGACGACGTCGAGTACCGCGGCGGAAGAGCGTCCAGCGGAGGCGACCCCACCGATCGCGACGGCATCAGCAAAAGATTTTCACGGCGCGATCGAGCAGATGGTGCGCGGACTGCCGATCGCGGGAGCGAAGGTCGGCGCCGTCCAATGGCCTGACAAGCTCAAGGCCAAAGTCATGATGGACAACTTCCCGATGGACCAGATGCCGCCGTTCGCGAAGAGCAAGTTCCTCGGCGATCTGAAGGCCGGCATAGAGACCGCGAAGAAGCAGAGCCAGGTGTCGTCGAGTGTCGAGGTGGATATCGTGGACGGCGCGAGCGGGAAGGTGATGGAGACGATCACGCAGTAG
- a CDS encoding glutathione S-transferase family protein, translating into MQLYDSFGPNPRAMRMFLAEKGITIPTINVDLMGAENRKPPYTDRNPGGQLPALELDNGKCIGETVAIWEYLEEKHPTPALIGANAEERAEARMWQRRVELQITEHMYNGFRFAEGAELFKNRMRILPEAAPGLKLVVQDKLKWLDGLLEGKQYIAGDRFTIADIILFAALDFGGGVGQKIDPSLKNVNAWFKRVDSRPSAKSSLHPASAQNGMKG; encoded by the coding sequence ATGCAACTCTACGATTCATTCGGACCCAATCCGCGCGCGATGCGCATGTTCCTGGCCGAGAAGGGAATCACGATTCCCACTATAAACGTCGATCTGATGGGCGCGGAAAATCGCAAGCCTCCATACACCGATCGCAATCCCGGCGGACAACTGCCCGCCCTCGAACTCGACAACGGCAAGTGTATCGGCGAGACCGTCGCGATTTGGGAATACCTCGAAGAAAAGCATCCGACGCCTGCGCTGATCGGCGCCAACGCGGAAGAACGCGCCGAGGCTCGCATGTGGCAGCGCCGCGTCGAGCTGCAGATCACCGAGCATATGTACAATGGCTTTCGCTTCGCCGAGGGCGCCGAGCTGTTCAAGAACCGGATGCGCATCCTGCCCGAAGCCGCGCCCGGCCTGAAGCTAGTCGTGCAGGACAAATTGAAGTGGCTCGACGGCCTGCTCGAGGGCAAGCAGTATATCGCCGGCGACCGGTTCACGATCGCCGACATCATTCTGTTCGCCGCGCTCGATTTCGGCGGCGGCGTCGGCCAGAAAATCGATCCGTCGCTGAAGAACGTCAATGCGTGGTTCAAGCGCGTCGATTCGCGGCCCAGCGCTAAATCGAGTCTCCATCCCGCGTCCGCGCAAAACGGAATGAAGGGCTGA
- a CDS encoding phosphotransferase family protein, giving the protein MAANIEQVTAQLTRLVRAKTGDPGASAHSLETLPGHAGFSYSFILERSTPTATPAGKFVVRMAAPAVKISGPADIQRQARIMASLAGTRVPVPPVLWHGDEPEFFDRPYFVVGFLDGFKLGESMLPRPHLQRLARKGVETMAALHNLPWQPRVYAFGEPFPLSEEMKRLDYLLDRPTLDPAVVARAPELRERLRSSLPDNARIGCVHGDFQWSNVLFNEERPVCVIDWEIALCGATLLDLGWICFFSDPASWVNRDLVATSPLSADEIVDTYAAATGFPVSRDEVNWFRSFAGYRFGVITCFNLMLHRRGKREDPQWEETALSAPRMFEHGLEMLG; this is encoded by the coding sequence ATGGCTGCGAATATCGAGCAAGTAACCGCCCAGCTCACCAGATTGGTGCGCGCGAAAACTGGCGACCCCGGCGCGAGCGCGCACTCGCTCGAGACGCTGCCCGGCCACGCCGGCTTCAGCTACAGCTTTATCCTCGAGCGCAGCACGCCGACCGCGACGCCCGCCGGCAAATTCGTCGTGCGGATGGCCGCGCCTGCGGTGAAGATCTCAGGCCCCGCGGATATCCAGCGGCAGGCGCGCATCATGGCGTCGCTCGCCGGCACGCGCGTCCCGGTCCCGCCGGTGCTATGGCATGGCGACGAGCCTGAGTTTTTCGATCGTCCGTACTTCGTCGTCGGCTTCCTCGACGGCTTCAAGCTCGGCGAATCGATGCTGCCCCGCCCGCATCTGCAGCGCCTCGCGCGCAAGGGCGTCGAGACGATGGCCGCGCTGCATAATCTGCCGTGGCAGCCGCGCGTGTATGCGTTCGGCGAGCCGTTTCCGCTGAGCGAAGAGATGAAGCGGCTCGACTACCTGCTCGACCGCCCGACGCTCGATCCCGCCGTCGTCGCGCGCGCCCCCGAACTGCGCGAGCGTCTGCGCTCGAGCCTGCCCGACAACGCGCGTATCGGATGCGTCCACGGCGATTTCCAGTGGTCCAACGTGCTCTTCAATGAAGAGCGCCCGGTCTGCGTGATCGATTGGGAAATCGCGCTCTGCGGCGCAACCCTGCTCGATCTCGGCTGGATTTGTTTCTTCTCCGATCCCGCAAGCTGGGTCAACCGCGATCTGGTCGCAACCTCGCCGCTCTCCGCCGATGAAATCGTCGATACGTACGCCGCGGCGACCGGCTTTCCGGTGAGTCGCGACGAGGTCAATTGGTTCCGCTCTTTTGCCGGCTACCGTTTCGGCGTGATCACGTGCTTCAATCTGATGCTGCATCGGCGCGGCAAGCGCGAAGACCCACAGTGGGAGGAAACCGCGCTGTCCGCGCCACGGATGTTCGAGCACGGCCTTGAAATGCTCGGCTGA
- a CDS encoding alpha/beta fold hydrolase, which produces MDSTAKRYAEIQTPEDNHPALNAILGANPFVGLDATQVVGTLTMLMRNLAGQPTAVGSRAFQLWLELGQIVAGASSVAPEPGDKRFADPAWSEHPAYRRMMQSYLAWRTAMHDLVNDEDVDWQEVEQQKFALTLITEALSPTNFFFTNPSALKRAFDTAGQSVVRGIGSFLSDLWNNGGMPEQVDKRPFQVGKNLAVSAGAVVFRSPVCEVIQYAPATDNIYQRPLVFIPPQINKFYIMDLAPGRSFVEYAVKHGLPMFTISWRNPTPENRNWGLDDYVTACKDAIAAACEITGSPDCNVLGVCAGGITTSMMLGHLAASGDRRVNSATLLVTMLDTSMPSMTGMFATEDAIKAARDRSAQKGILDGADMARVFAWLRPNDLVWNYWVNNYLLGNDPAPFDILYWNSDSTNLPAKLHAGFLELFLKNPLTKSGEVEILGTPIDLKAVKNDMYLVAGMTDHICAWRSCYRSTRLFGGRIEFVLGSSGHIQSLVNPPGNFKARYYVGGKLPENADEWLKGASENKGTWWDHWIKWVGARSGEERPAPKSLGSDRYKPTTPAPGIYVHEHH; this is translated from the coding sequence ATGGACTCGACCGCCAAACGCTACGCTGAGATCCAGACGCCCGAAGACAATCATCCCGCGCTCAATGCGATCCTCGGCGCTAATCCATTCGTCGGCCTCGACGCGACGCAGGTGGTCGGCACACTCACGATGCTGATGCGGAATCTGGCCGGGCAGCCCACCGCCGTGGGTTCGCGCGCATTCCAGCTATGGCTCGAACTCGGCCAGATCGTCGCCGGCGCTTCGTCCGTCGCACCCGAGCCCGGCGACAAGCGCTTTGCCGATCCCGCATGGTCGGAGCATCCCGCCTATCGCCGCATGATGCAGTCCTATCTCGCGTGGCGCACTGCGATGCATGATCTCGTCAACGACGAAGATGTCGACTGGCAGGAAGTCGAACAGCAAAAGTTCGCCCTCACGCTGATCACCGAGGCGCTCTCGCCGACCAACTTTTTCTTCACCAATCCAAGTGCGCTGAAACGCGCGTTCGATACCGCCGGCCAGAGTGTCGTGCGCGGCATCGGCAGTTTTCTTTCCGATCTGTGGAACAACGGCGGGATGCCCGAGCAGGTCGATAAGCGCCCGTTTCAGGTCGGCAAAAATCTCGCCGTGTCTGCCGGCGCCGTCGTTTTTCGCAGCCCCGTCTGCGAAGTGATTCAGTACGCGCCCGCGACCGACAACATTTACCAGCGCCCGCTGGTTTTCATCCCGCCACAAATCAACAAGTTCTACATCATGGATCTCGCGCCCGGCCGCAGCTTCGTCGAGTATGCGGTCAAGCACGGCCTTCCGATGTTCACGATCAGTTGGCGCAACCCAACGCCCGAGAATCGCAACTGGGGCCTCGACGATTACGTCACCGCCTGCAAAGACGCGATCGCGGCGGCCTGCGAAATCACCGGCAGTCCGGATTGCAACGTGCTCGGCGTATGCGCCGGCGGTATCACGACCTCGATGATGCTCGGTCATCTCGCCGCCAGCGGCGATCGCCGCGTGAACTCCGCGACGTTGCTCGTCACGATGCTCGACACCAGCATGCCCTCGATGACCGGGATGTTCGCCACTGAAGACGCAATCAAGGCGGCGCGCGATCGCTCGGCGCAAAAGGGCATCCTCGACGGCGCGGACATGGCGCGCGTGTTCGCGTGGCTGCGTCCCAACGATCTGGTGTGGAACTATTGGGTCAATAATTACTTGCTCGGCAACGATCCCGCGCCGTTCGATATCCTCTACTGGAACAGCGACTCGACCAATCTGCCTGCAAAGTTGCACGCCGGATTTCTCGAACTGTTTCTGAAGAATCCGCTCACCAAAAGCGGAGAGGTGGAAATTCTCGGCACGCCGATCGATCTGAAGGCGGTCAAGAACGACATGTACCTCGTCGCCGGCATGACCGATCACATCTGCGCGTGGCGCTCGTGCTATCGCTCGACGCGGCTCTTCGGCGGACGGATCGAATTTGTGCTCGGCTCGAGCGGACACATCCAGAGCCTGGTGAATCCTCCGGGCAATTTCAAAGCGCGCTACTATGTCGGCGGGAAGCTGCCTGAGAATGCCGACGAATGGCTGAAGGGCGCGTCAGAGAACAAGGGCACCTGGTGGGATCACTGGATTAAGTGGGTCGGCGCGCGCTCCGGCGAGGAACGTCCGGCGCCGAAATCGCTCGGCAGCGATCGCTACAAGCCGACGACGCCCGCACCCGGCATCTACGTGCACGAGCATCACTAG
- the acsA gene encoding acetate--CoA ligase: protein MISKAIEKPKGGWAVAPNLIDYEKVCAGYSWDAAQRELDGLPGGRGLNIAHEAIDRHAAGALRNHLALRWIAKSGEIRDFSYADLRLLTNRFANLLRRLGLSKAERVFALAGRIPELYISALGTLKNGNVFCPLFSAFGPEPIRQRIGIGDGRVLLTTVALYKRKIAGIRASLPGLRHVLLVGSPEEIRAIPNTEDFGQLMNEASDDFEIPQTDPEDLALLHFTSGTTGKPKGAMHVHQAVVAHHVTGRLALDFHPGDIFWCTADPGWITGTSYGIIAPLTNGITSIIDEAEFDAERWYALLQKQKVTVWYTAPTAVRMMMKIGTEVIRKYDLRHLRFIASVGEPLNPEAVVWGQEAFGLPIHDNWWQTETGGIMISNFAAMDIRPGSMGRPLPGIEAGIVRRREDGTIEEIREAGVEGELALRPGWPSMFRGYLNEEERYRKCFAGGWYLTGDLARRDGDGYFWFVGRADDVIKSSGHLIGPFEVESTLLEHPAVAEAGVIGKPDPMAGEIVKAFVSLKPAFVASDELRSELLGFARKRLGAVVAPKEIDFIANVPKTRSGKIMRRLLKARELGLPEGDTSTLESQ from the coding sequence ATGATTTCGAAGGCCATCGAAAAGCCGAAAGGCGGATGGGCGGTCGCCCCGAATCTCATCGACTACGAAAAGGTCTGCGCCGGATATTCGTGGGATGCGGCCCAGCGCGAACTCGATGGCCTGCCGGGCGGCCGCGGACTCAACATCGCGCACGAGGCGATCGATCGTCACGCGGCTGGCGCGCTGCGCAATCACTTGGCGCTGCGATGGATCGCCAAAAGCGGCGAGATTCGCGATTTTTCCTACGCTGACCTGCGCTTGCTCACTAACCGTTTCGCGAACCTGCTCCGCCGCCTGGGTCTTAGCAAGGCCGAGCGGGTGTTCGCGCTGGCTGGTCGTATTCCGGAACTTTATATCAGCGCGCTTGGGACGCTGAAGAATGGCAACGTCTTTTGCCCGCTCTTTTCTGCGTTCGGCCCGGAACCGATCCGTCAACGGATCGGCATCGGCGATGGCCGGGTGCTGCTGACTACCGTTGCACTTTACAAACGCAAAATCGCCGGCATCCGCGCCTCGCTACCTGGGCTGCGGCACGTGCTGCTGGTCGGGAGTCCCGAAGAGATTCGCGCGATCCCCAACACCGAAGATTTCGGTCAGTTGATGAACGAAGCGAGCGACGATTTCGAGATCCCGCAGACCGATCCCGAGGATCTCGCGCTGCTTCACTTCACCAGCGGCACCACCGGCAAGCCCAAGGGCGCGATGCATGTGCATCAAGCCGTGGTAGCGCATCATGTGACTGGCCGCCTGGCGCTCGACTTTCATCCCGGCGATATTTTTTGGTGCACGGCGGATCCCGGATGGATAACGGGCACCTCATACGGAATAATCGCGCCGCTCACCAACGGCATCACCAGCATCATCGATGAAGCGGAATTCGATGCTGAACGATGGTACGCGTTGCTGCAGAAGCAGAAGGTAACTGTCTGGTACACCGCGCCGACCGCGGTGCGCATGATGATGAAGATTGGGACCGAGGTGATCCGCAAGTACGATCTTCGCCACTTGCGCTTTATCGCCAGCGTCGGTGAGCCGCTCAATCCGGAAGCCGTGGTGTGGGGACAGGAGGCATTCGGCTTGCCGATTCACGACAATTGGTGGCAAACGGAGACCGGCGGCATCATGATCTCAAACTTCGCCGCGATGGATATTCGGCCGGGCTCGATGGGACGCCCGCTCCCCGGCATCGAGGCAGGCATCGTGCGTCGCCGCGAGGACGGCACTATCGAAGAAATTCGCGAAGCCGGAGTCGAAGGCGAACTCGCGCTGCGGCCGGGTTGGCCGTCGATGTTTCGCGGCTACCTGAACGAAGAAGAGCGCTATCGCAAATGCTTCGCGGGAGGATGGTATCTCACGGGCGACCTCGCGCGGCGCGACGGCGACGGTTACTTCTGGTTCGTTGGCCGCGCCGACGATGTGATCAAATCGTCGGGTCATCTGATCGGGCCTTTCGAAGTCGAAAGCACCCTGTTGGAGCATCCGGCGGTTGCGGAGGCGGGCGTCATCGGCAAACCGGACCCGATGGCCGGTGAAATCGTGAAGGCTTTCGTCTCACTCAAGCCGGCGTTCGTCGCGAGCGACGAGCTTCGCAGCGAGCTGCTCGGCTTCGCGCGCAAGCGGTTGGGTGCGGTGGTTGCGCCTAAGGAAATCGACTTCATCGCCAACGTGCCGAAGACCCGCAGCGGAAAGATCATGCGCCGACTGCTCAAGGCACGCGAACTCGGCCTTCCCGAGGGCGACACCTCGACCCTGGAGAGTCAGTAG
- the pdhA gene encoding pyruvate dehydrogenase (acetyl-transferring) E1 component subunit alpha, which produces MVRIRRFEEKCAELYSASKIRGFLHLYIGEEAVAVGAMHALTPEDNVVATYREHGHALLRGVSANSIMAEMYGKQEGCSRGRGGSMHLFDAAARFYGGNAIVGGGLPLAIGIALADKLQHRQRVTACFFGDGAVAEGEFHECMNLAALWKLPVLLCCENNLYAMGTALKRAQSQTDLSLKAAAYGMPAWPVDGMDVVACQEAAQRATLAVRSGEGPCFLEFRTYRFRAHSMYDPQLYRDKREVEEWKKLDPIATFENRLTTQGVLDDAKMKRIEDEVASEIEKAVAFAEAGTFEPIEELTRFAYSAEKPE; this is translated from the coding sequence ATGGTCCGCATCCGCCGCTTCGAGGAGAAATGCGCCGAGCTGTACAGCGCGAGCAAAATCCGCGGATTTCTCCATCTCTATATTGGCGAGGAAGCCGTCGCGGTCGGCGCGATGCACGCGCTGACGCCGGAAGACAATGTCGTCGCGACCTATCGCGAGCACGGACACGCGCTGCTGCGCGGAGTTTCGGCCAACTCGATCATGGCCGAGATGTACGGCAAGCAGGAAGGATGCAGCCGCGGCCGTGGCGGCTCGATGCATCTGTTCGACGCGGCGGCGCGATTTTACGGTGGCAATGCGATCGTTGGGGGCGGGCTGCCGCTCGCGATCGGCATCGCGCTAGCCGACAAGCTGCAACATCGCCAGCGCGTGACCGCGTGCTTCTTCGGCGACGGCGCGGTGGCCGAGGGCGAGTTTCACGAATGCATGAACCTCGCAGCGTTGTGGAAGCTCCCCGTGCTGCTGTGCTGCGAGAACAATCTCTACGCGATGGGCACCGCGCTCAAGCGGGCGCAGTCGCAAACCGATCTGAGCCTGAAAGCTGCCGCATACGGAATGCCGGCCTGGCCGGTCGATGGGATGGACGTAGTCGCGTGCCAGGAAGCCGCGCAGCGAGCCACCCTCGCGGTGCGCTCCGGTGAAGGGCCGTGCTTCCTTGAATTCCGGACTTATCGATTCCGCGCGCACTCGATGTACGATCCGCAGCTCTATCGCGACAAGCGCGAAGTCGAGGAATGGAAGAAACTCGATCCGATCGCGACCTTTGAGAATCGTCTGACAACACAGGGCGTTTTGGATGACGCGAAGATGAAGCGCATCGAAGATGAGGTCGCGTCGGAGATTGAAAAAGCGGTCGCTTTCGCCGAGGCGGGGACTTTCGAGCCGATCGAAGAGCTTACGCGTTTCGCGTACTCGGCAGAGAAGCCTGAGTGA
- a CDS encoding alpha-ketoacid dehydrogenase subunit beta, whose translation MKITYREAIRQAIRDALIRDQRVFLMGEDVGAYGGCFAVSKGLLEEFGPDRIRDTPLSESAFVGAGIGAAMNGMRPIVEIMTVNFSLLALDQIVNNAATILHMSGGQFNIPLVIRMTTGAGRQLAAQHSHSLEGWYAHIPGIKVLAPATLEDARGMLWTALEDPDPVLIFEHGTLYNMQGEIAADAVPVEISKAAVRRAGTDVSLITYGGTLGKTMLAAEHLAASGVEAEVVDLRTLRPLDTTTILDSVMRTHRAVIIDEGWRSGSISAEISARIMEGAFYELDLPVERICSAEVPIPYAKQLEDAALPQAATIVATVTRMMGGHG comes from the coding sequence ATAAAGATCACTTATCGCGAGGCGATCCGTCAGGCGATCCGCGATGCGCTTATCCGCGATCAGCGGGTCTTCCTGATGGGTGAAGATGTCGGCGCTTACGGCGGATGCTTCGCGGTGAGCAAAGGGTTGCTCGAGGAATTCGGCCCCGATCGCATCCGTGACACGCCGCTTTCCGAATCCGCATTCGTCGGCGCCGGAATCGGCGCGGCGATGAACGGTATGCGGCCGATCGTCGAAATCATGACGGTCAATTTCAGCTTGCTGGCGCTAGATCAAATCGTGAACAACGCGGCGACGATCCTTCACATGTCGGGCGGTCAGTTCAACATTCCGCTAGTGATCAGGATGACCACCGGCGCCGGGCGGCAGCTCGCGGCGCAGCATTCGCATAGCCTCGAAGGATGGTACGCGCACATCCCGGGCATCAAGGTGCTGGCGCCGGCGACGCTCGAGGACGCACGCGGGATGCTCTGGACGGCGCTCGAGGATCCCGACCCGGTGCTGATTTTCGAGCATGGCACGCTGTACAACATGCAGGGCGAGATCGCCGCCGATGCGGTTCCCGTCGAAATCTCCAAGGCCGCGGTCCGGCGCGCAGGCACGGACGTGAGCCTGATCACTTACGGCGGCACGCTGGGCAAGACAATGCTAGCCGCCGAGCATCTTGCAGCATCGGGGGTGGAAGCGGAGGTCGTGGATCTCCGGACGTTGCGGCCGCTCGATACCACGACGATTCTCGATTCGGTTATGCGCACGCATCGCGCGGTGATCATCGACGAAGGATGGCGCAGCGGCAGCATCTCGGCCGAGATCAGCGCCCGCATCATGGAAGGAGCATTTTACGAACTCGATCTGCCGGTCGAACGGATCTGCAGCGCGGAAGTTCCGATCCCTTACGCTAAACAGCTCGAAGACGCCGCGCTGCCCCAGGCGGCTACGATCGTTGCGACGGTGACGCGGATGATGGGCGGTCATGGCTGA